The genomic DNA ttgacgaggGAAAACGGGATTGACTAGTCCGAACGTTCTTTGACGCGATTCATGCAAAGCCTCTTTTTCTCTAGCTCTTCCTCGATCAAGTAGAAGCGAAAAAGAGGTTCTGCTCACAGGATGGCAAAGCTGTTGATTATTAAGTTCGAGGAAATATAAGAACTGTCAGGGGTCTAGAACGTAACTAAGTACGCATCTACAGGGGAGAGGGAGAGGAAGCTAATAGATCTTAGTTCCCTATTTATAGAGACAAAAATGGAAGTTAGTTCCGTGGGTTTTTCTAGAAATGTTAGTTATTCGCTTATAGTAAATACGAAAATTGAGCTTAGGTAATAGAACATGTGTGGGCTGATTGATTGGACTCCCTGTCTTGAAAGTAGCGCGTGGGAACAACTGATACAAGATCAATACACGTGTCATAATCCAACCTAATTAAGGTTTTTACGTTGATCTCTGTCTATTTGAAGCCTTAAGTTATAACCAATCAAAGCCATCACTTGCTTTGCTTTTGGTTAACAGTGCAATAATTCAGGAAAACGGGAAGAACTAAGAATTAAGTCACCATGCGCTCAGATAATTTTATATATTAGTACAATATAGATATGGGGAAAAAACTGGCAATGCAGTCgatcgactcccgataattggaaccttcaagggaaatagaaagaaattcgagttatcgggcgTTCGAGTTATtgtgggtaaaattatatagaaaacgatctgaagggaaatgaacaTTTCTCCGAGTTAGCGGGAAGTTCGAGTTATAGAGAGTTTGAGTTgccgggagtcgactgtattaaaACAGCTGTGTATTAATATGGAAATCACGTACTTGCGAGAATAACTTGCGAGTAAATGCAGTGCAGTGAAATGACAGTCAGGGGACAAATTTTAATATAACCTACTCTTGCCGAGGTTTTTTTCCGGTATGGTTTTAAGcatttaaaaagtttttcactTAGTTGCCTCCCATATCAGgcacaaaaatcaaaaccattgtTGCTCTAATTAATTATACCTAATGCATATAACGCTCGCCTGTAATGTACACTAAGTTGTCATACGTCAAGCTTGAAATGGACGGATACTGAAAAGTCAAAATCGCTGATCCGTCTAGTTCGTTTCAACCGAACCTGGCACGGGGCACATCATAGTTCGAAGATAGCTTGAACAACTACAAACTTTTCTGAACCCCTGGCACCACATAACCCGACGAAGACGTGCTTACTGTTTTCTGCAGACTGACTGCAGcttttacaaattaaaacaactGACAGAAACAAGTTAAAGACCAGACTATAGAATTACCGCGTTTTCAGCTTtgagttacattttttttttataaggatgttgtttttccggccaaGGCTGAATATCTTTATATTTCCGCCGATTTTAAGCTGAAAGCATTCTAACtttaattattcttaaattatagcttatgaatATAAATTGAAAACATATTAGTATTggttattgtatttacagattttcacctggacacaaaattatatcttcaaaatctcagcctgtGGTTTATTCTCGAAGTATTCTTAAAATTCCTCAAATTTAAGCCTCGATactcttataaaatatattcttatatatagaaaaagaaaagtgtaTTAGCGTATTGAAAATGATGTCCGAATCATCAATATCACTTTCCACTGAATCTAAAAAAGCGATATgacatgataaataaataaatggcaTGGTAAATAAAGCCCTGACGTACCCCGGAAACCTCGTTTGATCGATCACAGAGAAATATGGCACTGACAAACTTTACTCAAGATGAAAACCAGAAAACATTCATAGAACTGTTCTGTTCGGCGGAGTTTATTAGAGGTGTAGATAGCGAGCTTATCTTTCTCTCAGccataaatatttttctttccatcacggcatttctggggaacactctgatcctagttgctctACGCAAGGAAACctcacttcatccgccgtccaaactcctgtatcgtaacctagcgttaactgatctctgtgttggtatcataGTGGAGCCTTTGTATGTGACAAATTGGATTTCTGTCGTGAAAGAAAGATGGGATACTTGCTATTATTCACTTCGGACAGCAGCTTTCTCAGGTTATACTTTGTGTGTAGTGTCTGCATTAACATTGACggcaataagcgtggacagacttctcgccttgttgctggggctcagatacagacaagttgtaactttgagaAGAACGGGTATAACTGTGATaggtttttggattttgtccATCGTTGGTGCGTCTACTATTATTTGGAATCTATTTATCTTCACATGGTATCAATACGCAATTGCAGCTTTGTGTCCAGTCACCACAATCTtcgcttacacaaaaattttctgtaCTCTGCGTCATCACCAAATTCATTTTCAGAACCATGTTGCTCAAGGACAACCGAGCCAAGCAATTCCACTGAatatagctcgatacagaaaggcagtctacagtgcactgtgggtgcagggaacaatggttgtttgttatctgccgtTTACTATAGCGGTCACTTTGATGCCCCAAAGAGGGATAGGGATACCTATATCTGCATATCGTGCTTGGCATTTTACAGCTACCCTAGTTTACTTAAACTCGTCTTTAAATCCCTTGctgtactgttggaagatcagTGAAGTAAGagaagctgtaaaagaaacattaagacaACTCTTCTGTTGATCGAGTTAGTTTACTATGCTTTTCAGCTGAAAAATCATACTGATAAATAACTAAAAGTACTCGCTTTTTGGTCATGTTTTATCATCAGCCGTTCAATTAGTCGAActtgctttagcagagcgaGAATCTAAAACTTCAGCCGTTTTTTTTCCAATTAAGAAGTAGAAAGAGAAGATAAAAGTAGAAATTAAAAAACCATAGATAGCCCAAGACAGGTCGCATTAGGCTTCTTTAAAATAGTGCGTTTTAATGAGTCTCTTAAACATATCCAAAATCATTCTCTTTCCTAATATAGTCCGGTAAACCGTTCCATATCTTTGGAGCAGCTGCAGTAAATGATCTGTCCCTAAGAGTGCATTTGAACTTAGCGATAGGGTCTTGCAAAATAACGCCGACATTACTCCACAGGTTATAGCGAGAACATCGTTTAATATTTATGAGATTACTTAAACACGCAGGCCCCAGATTGTGAATAGCCTTCCTTATTTGTCTGATATTTTGAAAGGGGATAGAAGACTGATTGACAAGTCTTGTTAATCTGTTCTGTCGTCAAACCAAGAGCCAAggtgagtctcgtgatgagcatgcggtttattttcggcgatgactgaaatgacacgTGATGTAATTTTCCCCAATTCTAGGTCCTTGATTTTTAGTTAGTATCCAAGAGAAGTTTGGTAGAGGTGTGCCACGGAGGCCATCAAACCCTTGACTCTGTTTAACACGAAAACTGTACATGTCGCTACCCCatttaagacaagagaccttTTTTCATGCATGACCCTGATTCATTTCGTTTCGCATACCGAAAtgagtaatttttttaaaacttaaagggacacagtcagctgattcACAGGCGCATTAAATACCATTATTTTGTTAGCTTATTTGCATGTCACAAGACGCGCGTGAAACAAAAGCGTATCCGGAATCCGCTCTAAACAAGCTAGAACTTTTGGTGGGAAAAAATCGTTGGCGCCACATATAAAGACCGCTCACCGTCAACTTCGCACTGTTTTAAAGGCTTCCGATGGCTAAAAGACACCCTGTTGAAGacgctaaatagtgaaattgtgtACCATGTTTAAGACTAAAGACCCTGAAAACTATACCCTGCTCAGTGGCACATACCCCCCTAGGCCAAATGAGGGAGTGCTCCCCCCGGTGTAAACCAAACAAGTTGATATCAGTTTGGACTGTTAAGGCTTCTTGTTATCATAACGACGGCAGGACCAGCTCTTTCACGTTCAAGTACAACTTGAAAAAGAGGTTCTGCTCACAGGATGGCAAAGCTGTTGATTATTAAGTTCGAGGAAATATAAGAACTGTCATGGGTCTAAAAGGTAACTAAGTACGCATCCACAGGGGAGAGGGAGAGGAAGGTATTGGATCTCTGTTCCGTTCTACAAAAATGGTACTTAGTTCCGTGGGTTTTTCTAGAAATGTTAGTTATTCGCTTAAAATCAAACCGAAAATTGATCTCAGCGGTTAACATGTCTGGGCGGATTGATTAGACGACTCTCTGTCTTAAAAGTAGTGCGTGAGAACAACTGATACAAGATCAATACACGTGTCATCATCCGACCTATTAAGGTTGTTTTCTGTCTATTTGAAGCTTTTAGTTATAACCAAACACTGAGTCATCACCTGACAGTGCAATAATTCAGGAAAACTGGAAGAACTAAGAATCAAGTCACCATGCGCTTAGTTAATTTAGCTTACACAATATAGATATGGGGAATAACTGGTAATATTAATATGCACAGCACGTACTTGCGAGAATAACTTGCGACTAAATGCAGTGCAGTGAAATGGCAGTCAGCAGGAAAAATTTTCGTATACCCTTCTACTAGCCGAGGTTTCTTTCCGGTACGGTTTTAAGCATTTACGAAGTTTTTCACTTAGTTGCCTCCCATACCagacacaaaaattaaaaccattgtTGCTATCACTAATTATACCTTTTTTCGGCCACCTGACTTCAAGTTGGTTAATAGTGCTTATAACGCTCTCCTGGGGAAATGGTTCTGTGATGAGTCAAGCTTATATATAAACTTAACCGTTTGGTTTTTCGTTATTTTCTGCCAAATTACTGCAATGTAAGTTGTCATACGTCAAGCTTGCAATGGACAGGCAACATGAAAAGTCATTATTAAAAATCTTCCGTTCAGTTCGTTTCACCTGAGCATGGGACAggctacatcatgaccattatAGTTCGAAATTcgcttaaaaaattaacaacaaaatttgtgGCGAGGGCTATTGTATAGGCATTGAATACACATTAACCGTTGTATTTTGCCCAAAACAAGGTGTAAAGAGAAGCTCGAGCACGTACTAGAAAGCGTCCGTTTTAGTTTTACCCGTTTAACCACATGAAAACAAATTGACCCACACGACCACATAATATTTTGCAAAAATAGTGCTAATACCATCGTACTATGTGAATATACCCGAAAAACGGACCTTTATTATGATAGGGGTACATATAACGTAAACGACCTGGAACTAACGTGAAGCCGGATCTTGGTGTAGATCAGGATCAGTAATGTAGAATCAAATGCAAGCTGACAGCTGAAAGATAGGGTAATTTAATAGCCCGATATTTTGGTAAGAAAATACTATTCTTCGTCCGGGGCTACGAAAAGCATATAGTAAATTGTGAAATCTGATAAATAGGTTGAAAAAGGCTACCAACAGTCGATATTTCGTTTTCCATATGTGTTTTTGggaggaaaggaaagaaaattaataatacGAATAACCAGAATCTATGTGTTGTGAAGTTTTATTTGCTGGGCTTTAAACATAAATTAACATAAATAGCAGTCAGGTGTTTATAAAAAAAGACCTGAGCTATAATCAAAATTAGTCGAGAAAAATGTTGTTGCCATAATGTGAATATCTTTATTATATACCTAAGTACTATTGATAGTTTTGGGGTACGTTCAATCGAAATGAGTGTCCTTGGTAATGGCTTCGTCTTTTTACCTATCTCAACAGAGCCGAAAATCAGAAACTAAACATGATTGATTGACGTTGATTGACATGTTTGGACTGTTGTTACTGAAGATCGACTTCCTTTCTACAAGGGAATTATATATTTTACTGTTGTACTCTATACGTACGCCAGTCAAATCTGGCCACGCACGATTAGTAATATAACTAATTAATTTGTTAATGACGCACATGTATTACACTCTTCTAGCTAGGAAAATGGTGACGGCTTAAGCTTATTAGCAGCTTTTGTTATTGGAATTTTTTGCCAAATCTTTGCAAGTTTAATGGCAAATTGACGTCAAGGTTGAACTGTAACGAAAACATATTTAGATCTAAAAAGTCATTAATTAAATTCTTCCTCGAGGTTTAACCTGGCTCATCATGGTTCGACTAGGGTTAGTTTAAAAAACTACAACTTTAGTAAATCCTTCATCCCCGTCAGGGGTCTGGCCCGACTAAAAATACGCACTGTTTCCTATATACGGACTCCAGCTTTTACGAGCAAAACagaattcgtttttttttttctctttttgtagAACAAGATGATAAAAGTTAAATAAACACAAGAAGGATTAACAATGGTAATCATCGCATATCCAGCCCACTTAGGTCAACAGTTGATTTAAGAGATACAGAATATCATTTCAGTTCCACCCAGATTAAAAAAACGACATATAAATAAAGACTCACTTGCACCTCAATTCATCGGAGACAAAGATGGCACTGACAAATTGTACTGAAGATGAAAACCGCCTTAAAACTTTCAGAGAACTGTTCTGCTCGGCCGAATGTATCAGAGATGTAGATGGcgagtttatttttctttcaactttaaatatttttctgtccATCACCGCATTTCTGGGAAACAGTCTGATCCTCGTTGCTTTAcacaaggaaacttcacttcatccaccttccaaactcctgtatcgtaacctagcgataactgatctctgtgttggtatcattgtgGATCCTTTGGCTGTGACTTATTTGACTTCTGTTGTAAAGGAAAGATTGGATATTTGCTATCACGCAAGTTGGGCGGCAAATTTCTTAAGTTATACTTTGTGCGCAGTGTCTTTACTAACattgactgcaataagcgtggacagacttctcgccttgtcgctggggctcagatacaaacaagttgtaactttgagaAGAACATACATAACTGTAATagttttttggattttttctgCTGTCGGTGCATCTGCTTGGTTTTGGAATCCCCTAATAAATTCCATGTCTCGATATTTAGTTGGAGCTCTGTGTCTAGTCACCACAATCATtgcttacacaaaaattttcttctctCTGCGTCATAATCAGATTCATAACCATGTTGCTCAAGGACAACCGAGCCAAGCAATTCCACTGATCATAAATCGTTACCGAAAGGCAGTGTACGCGGCACTGTGGGTGCAAGGAACATTGGTTATTTGTTATCTTCCGTATGTTATAGCGGTAGCTTTGACGCCTCAAAGAGGGATGCCTTTATCGATTTACCTTGCTCGGAGTTTTACGCTTAACATCATTTACTTAAACTCGTCTTTAAACCCGTTGCTGTACTGTTGGCAGATCAGAGAAGTAAGGCAAGCTGTGAAAGAAACATTAATGCATTTTTTTCGTTGATCGACTGTAGTCGTTTTCGATCTGTGCTTTCCAGTATTCATGCTATATCAAAACCGTTCTTCCAAGGAGAAATCCTCGTTGAACTTGAATGATTTtaactgtaatttttattttcgtaTGGCAAGCTTTGGGGCCAACCATTCGCAGTAGGATATTCACTTAACAGATAATGACAAATTCGTTAAGGAACCGTCTAGTATATTTTCCAGCTTCTTCTCCACTCCAATCCTGGATCAGTCTGCCCTGATGCTTAAAGGGACTGTGACACGCTTTTGCGCATGTGCGGCGTCTTGATTTCTGGTCTGGCGAACTTTTTTCAAGATTGGCTTTTGGTGAAGAAATCCTCTTCCATTGGCCCTGAGAAGCCCGAGAAAACTATTATATCAGCATTCAAGAGTTTTCATTTGGTCCATGTTGGAAGTTTTAAACGTATATTTTGTGTCTTTGTGCAAGCATTGTCGAGAAAATTCGAAGTCATTGAGGAGAATGTTAGGGTACATTGTTGCTCAGTCTGCTTCATTTTATGCGCTTCTCTTCGTTATCAttaatatttattcagtttattctATCTACTTCCGTGTTGGGCATTTTAACTTTATTCAGggatatatattatataaataaatttgtttttaggtCGGTTCGGAAATCAAAAGTTCCACCATATCTCAAATATCTATTGTTAAGGGACAAAGGATAGTGTTTACAAGCTGTCAGAACAGCTGGACACACTTTAGTTTTTACTAGCAAACCTTTGCTGGTCAGTTAAGTCCTTTGCTAAAAGATTTTTGTACCGACCTCTTTGGTGTTGGGATCAATTAAAAATAGAAGTTGGACGCACGGTAATTGCAGGAAACATCATAAGTGTAGTTTCAGTCTTTCACAACTAAAGGTTTAACTGAGGTTAAGAAACACCTCTTCAAGCTTATGTAAGAAACACAGAAACCAGATCAAAAGATAGAAATAGGTAGATGTATTCAGCTGTGGAATAGGAAAACAAGCGTTTCCTGTTAACGAAGTTCGTTTACTTAAACCTGGAGTTGGTTCTCACTTTCGCTCCCAACTTGAATCATAATCAGATTTCCTTATCTCATTAAAATCTAACCTGAGGCCACGCGTCCTAACACCTTTCGAGTTTTTTGTTCTCTGTTGAACCAGTTTTCTGACCTCAAACTAGAATTTCTTTCGACACAATCTTAGGAAAATTTAGTTTCTTCCAAACTATCGTTTTGGTTCCCTGTAAAGGAATTTGGGTATAGAGATATTTCtagttttgcaaatttcttcCACACGTAGCGGGAATCAACTCAATTCagttccttttgttttctaaacTCTGACACTTACTAACACCTTTTCCTTGCATATGAATGCCatgtaaaactgtaaaaaaatcaattaactTAATTGTTCAATATAAATAGAACCTCTTGTGAGTAGCTTCACAGTTACGCCTTGAGATCTAAGATAGCTAAGAGGAGTTTGTAACTTCAACGGAAAGATTAAAACCATCGTCAACTGCCAAACTCTGGTTGTGTCACCTCTCTTCACGTAATCCTAAAGCCGGTAGAAGTCCCCCTCTACAAGAAGTGCACGAAGCCATATTCTTTGTTGTCAGTGTCCCTACAAACGGATCAAATGTGGCGTTTAATGTGGTCATCTGGCCTTCATTTGTGTCTATTAAGTTCTCCATTCAACGATCTACCATTTCCAGATAGTTTTTAAACGTTAAATATGTAAAGAAAGTTGAAAAGGGTTTCCTCGATATAGAAGTCGACTACCAATGGGAGGCAGCGGCGAGTAAAGCTGATCTGCGACAATCACATGACTTCCGATTGTCTGCAACAATTTACTCTCTCGAGTGCCTGGAAGCAGGAGAAGAAAACTGAGTAATCTTTTGTTGTACAGGAACCCGTGTGTGGTTTGAAGAAAGAATCCATCGAACATGAAACGTTTTAACAAGCATTCGATTTATGACTCCGATCCGTTGTTGTATACCAGAAATTACtgacaacaggccgcgcgatctttaCTGATCGAGGTGGTTCACTTagaatgttccttgtatctttgctgcATGAGCGTAGATGTTTAACaattgatctttttaaaaaaaattgttacctGAATGTTACCTGTAATTGTTACCTGAATGTTGTGTTAATTATCTGGTTTCTTCATGCGTTGAACTCGATAACGTTTGTTTTGCGAACACCCGACGGAACGACTCGGATggaatttgttttgttgctgataagaaattgaaatttatgccaAAGTGATGGACTCCTGTTTATGCTTACATTTCCGTTGTTCTTTTAGAATAATCTTATACGTTATGTGGCTACTACTATTGCAATGGAAGCGTTTTATGATGAACCGCAATTTATAATTGCTTTCAAACACTGCTACGATTTTCAGCTCGTATCCATCGACTGAGCTACAGTGTTCATCGCGCTGGCCCACCGCATGGCTTATTTTATTATAGTGGGCATTTAGCAGGTATTTTAAGCAAAAGGTTTACCTCATGCGATACTGTATGTTTTAATCATAGGGTAAGGCGCTATTCGAAGGTATTTCTAGGGCAAACAGAGATATCagtaaggtttgtttacaaattatttttgtttgtggaTCGGAGACTGGTTTGCTAGCCTTGGTACGTAAAAACTACATgtaggtaaatgtttgtttcaaagcaggtcAGAGTtgttaatcttattcttatcggctgcaacatatatgtGATGAATACCAgagaataaatatgaattatggggatatatataaaatcgaacaaacagATCCGGAAGTCTCCCACTTCGCGAACAATGAATtttgaataggccatttgcactaagaggcacgtgacatcgtttttatgaaaatgaaagttgtaTGATTTTGcattcgaaaaacgattagtgggtcatatcttaaacaaaataatagtgatttggtttttcaaacccgcaccattttcttaaaattaataagttcgtaa from Porites lutea chromosome 6, jaPorLute2.1, whole genome shotgun sequence includes the following:
- the LOC140941713 gene encoding trace amine-associated receptor 8a-like, producing MALTNFTQDENQKTFIELFCSAEFIRGVDSELIFLSAINIFLSITAFLGNTLILVALRKETSLHPPSKLLYRNLALTDLCVGIIVEPLYVTNWISVVKERWDTCYYSLRTAAFSGYTLCVVSALTLTAISVDRLLALLLGLRYRQVVTLRRTGITVIGFWILSIVGASTIIWNLFIFTWYQYAIAALCPVTTIFAYTKIFCTLRHHQIHFQNHVAQGQPSQAIPLNIARYRKAVYSALWVQGTMVVCYLPFTIAVTLMPQRGIGIPISAYRAWHFTATLVYLNSSLNPLLYCWKISEVREAVKETLRQLFC